The Marinobacter sp. SS13-12 sequence TGCCAGAATAACCGTGACCGGAGAGAATCCGAGCCGCCAGGTGAGCGCGATCACCATGCCGATGGCCAGCAAACCACCACCAACCGCTGCCAGTTCGGGACTGAAGGCCAGCAGCCCGGGTGCAAACAGCGTGGCAACGGTGACGCCGAACTGGCCGCCAGCCTCCACACCAAGGGTGGTCGGGGAGGCCAGCGGGTTGCCCAGTACCTGCTGGGTAATGGCCCCGGCCAGCCCCAGCCCGCAGCCGATCAGGATGGCGATCGACACCCGGGGTGCCCAGCTGTAGTGGGCCAGAACCGAGGAATAGTTGTCAGGATCAAAGGTCCAGAACGCCGACACCAGCGCGCCGGCATCCAGTTCGCCCAACCAGGGGGCGGAACTGGCAATCAGCGCGCCAACCCACAGAATAACTGCCGCCACCGGCAGTTTTGCGGGAATGACAGGGCGCGACGCGGGCAGGTCAGAGCCTTCAGCGACATTGTCAGAGCCGTCAGCGTACATTGTCGAAGCCTCCTTCCAGCAGGGCATCTGTCAGCATGGTTGCCAGCCGTTTTACCGGAAACACACCGCCGAATGGCCACACGGCGTCTATCCGGTACACCTCGTTACGCCTGACGGGGGGCAGGTAGGTCCAGAAGGGGCTGTTGGCCAATGTGTCGGCAAGCCCGGGCAAAATCGGGGAGATCACTACAATGCGGCTGTTCTGGTAAGGGGCGATGGCTTCCAGCCCGACAACCGAGAATCCCCAGAAATTGCCCTGCCGGGGCCAGGCGTTTTCAAGCCCGAGGGCCGTCAGGGTGGTCTGATACAGGCTGTTGGGCGCGTAAACACGCACATGTCGGTCATCCAGGAAGTTCACCAGGGCCACCGGTTTGTCGGTCATGCCTGCGTCTTCCAGGCGTTGGCGCTGGGTTTCCAGGGTCTGTTCGAGGTCTGCCAGAATGGCATTGGCCCGGTCTTCCCGGCCGAGCATGTCAGCGAGTGTGGTCAGCATTTCACGGGCCTTCTCGAAAGGCCGATTGCCTTCCCTGTACACACTGATCACGTAGGTCGGTGCAATCCGTTCAAGCAGTCTGGAGGCAGGCGCCATTTCCGAACTGGTGACGATCAGGTCCGGTTTCAGTTCCGCGATCGCTTCCAGGCTTGGCGCCACGCGGGTGCCGATATTGTGAACACCGGCGGGAAGTACCGGCTCATTCACCCACACATCGTAGCCATCCCGGTCGGCCACGCCCACCGGTGTTACGCCAAGCAACAGCAGAGCTTCGGTGGCAGCCCAGTTCAGGGTAACAATTCGCTTCGGCGCCTCATCCAGGGTGATGGTGCCGTACTCGTGTTGCCAGGTTTCAGCGCTGGCCGGTAACGAGAGCAAGCCGATGAACAGCAGTGCCAAAAAGGCTCTGGCGGAATACTTAATGGACATAGGAAACCCACTGCCCCGGCGCACGCTCCATCACGCCCATGGGGACACCGTAGATGGTTTCCAGTATCCCTGAATCCATGATCTCCCGCGGACTGCCGTCTGCAATCAGTTGCCCGGTTTTGAGCGCCACCAGGCGGTCGCAGAAGCGGGCGGCCAGGTCCACATCGTGCAGAACCACGATTACGGTCAGCTCCCTTTCTTCGGCCAGGCGATGCACCAAGCGCAGGGTTTCCACCTGGTGTTTCACATCCAGCGCCGAGATGGGTTCATCAAGCAGCAGGCAGCGGGTTTGCTGGGCCAGCAGCATGGCTATCCACGCCCGCTGGCGTTCGCCTCCGGAGAGCGTATCCACAGAGCGATGCTGGAAGCGGTTGAGCCCGGTATCTGCGATAGCCTGGACGATCAACTGATGGTCTTCGTTGTTGTAGCGGCCCAGTGGCCCGCGCCAGGGATAGCGGCCCAGGGCGACGAGCTCCCTTACCGTGAGGCCATCGGTGCCCGGCGGATGCTGGGGCAGGTAGCCCACCGTACGCGCAAATTCCCGTGCGCCGGTGGTGCGGAAGGAAGTACCCAGCAGGCTGACGTCGCCGGCAGTGTGCGAGATCTGGCGGGCCAGAATCTTGAGCAGTGTGGATTTGCCGGAGCCGTTATGCCCGAGCAAAGCGGTAACCTCGCCCTCCCGGAAGTCGAGGTTGATGTTCCGGAGAATGGCGATGTCGCCGATGTTCACATCCAGGCGGGATACTTCGAAGAACGCAGACATGCAGGCTCCAATGATTCTGAAGGCCTGCAGCATAATCTAAATGCGAATTACTATCAATAATGTTTTGTGTTTCTTGATAGCGGGTGCCAGGCGTTATGCCTGGCCGGTTTGTACCCGCCACTGGGCGGTGTAGGCGCCGTTGCTTTCCAGCAGATCCTCGTGCCGGCCGGACTCCACAATCCGACCTCCGTCCACGACCGCGATAGTATCTGCGTCCACAATGGTGGACAGGCGGTGAGCGATCATGATCACCGTGCGGTTATGGCCGATGCGCTTCAGCGAGCGCTGGATGGCGGCCTCGGTTTCATTGTCGACAGCGCTGGTGGCTTCGTCGAGAACGAGGATGGGAGGATCTTTCAGCAACGCGCGGGCAAGGGACAGGCGCTGGCGCTGTCCGCCGGACAGCCTCACGCCCCGTTCTCCTACGGCGGTAGACAACCCCTCTGGCAGCGCTTCAATGAAAGACCAGGCTTCAGCGGTTTTTGCCGCCTCAATGATCTGTTCGTCGCTGGCGCCCGGGAACCCGTAGGCGAGGTTGTCACGGATGCTGCCTTCGAACAGGTAGACATCCTGGCTCACCAGCCCGATGGCTTCCCGCAGGGATTTGAGGCTGACGGACTGGATGGGTTGTCCGTCGATGCGAATCTGGCCGCCCGTTGGATCGTAAAAACGCAACAGCAGCTTGATCAGTGTCGACTTGCCGGAACCGGTCGCGCCTACAAGCGCCAGGGTGTTCCCGGCCGGTACGTGTACGGAGATGTTATCGATACCGGCACCGCTGGACGGATAGTGAAAGCTTACTTCCTCGAAGCTGACTTCACCTTTCACGGGTTGTTCCAGGATCTTGCTGGCATCGTCTTTTACATGCACCGGCTCGGCCAGCAGGTCGAGAATGCGGCGGGTACTGGCCATGGCCCGTTCAAACAGGTCGATCACTTCCGCAAGGCCGGTCAGGGGCCACAACAGGCGCTGGGTCAGGAACACCAATACCCCGTAGGCACCAACGTTCAGGTTGCCTTCCAGCGCCATCATGCCGCCGACGGTAAAGGTGGCCAGGAATCCCGCGAGAATCGCCATGCGGATAACCGGAATAAAGGCCGAACTGATACGAATGGCCCTGCGGTTGGCCTCCACATACGCCTCGCTGCTGGCCTTCAGGCGCTCGGCCTCACGCTTTTCAGCGGTAAAGCTCTTGATGGTGGCAATGCCACCCAGGTTGTTGGCCAGGCGGCTGGACAGGTCGCCCACCTTCTCCCGCACATCCGCATACAGTGGGCCGGCCTTGCGCTGGAAGTAGAACGCGCCCCAGACGATCAGCGGAATCGGCGTGAATGCCAGCAGGGCGATCAGTGGAGACAGCACAAAGAACACCGCACCCACGGCAACAACGGTCACCACCACCTGGATCATGGCGTTGGCGCCGCCGTCCAGGAAACGCTCCAGCTGGTTGACGTCGTCGTTCATGGTGGCCACAAGCTGGCCGGAGCTGCGGGCTTCAAAGAAGCTCATGTCCAGTTTCTGGGCGTGCTCGTAGGCGTCTTGCCGCAGGTCGGACTGCAGTCGCTGGGCCAGGTTGCGCCAGAGAATCTGGTACAGGTATTCGAAGATGGATTCGCCGGCCCAGATGAAGAAAGTGAGAACGGCCAGAATGGTGATCTGTTCCTGGGCGGTTTCAAACCCCAGGCCCGCCACGAAGCTTTCTTCCTGATTGACCACCACATCAATGGCAACACCAATCAGGATTTCCGGGGCAATGTCGAACAGCTTGTTGATCACGGAGCAGGTGGCTGCGGCGATGATCTTGCGACGATAGCCTCTGGCATAACGCAGAAGGCGCCCGAGCGCTGCGAAACTGCTGGTGGTCTTGTGGGAAGGCTCGCTCATGGTTCGCTCCGCTTGCGCCAGAAAAGCGGCAAGGGTAGCCGATTTCTCAGTCTTTTAAAACAGAATCATTATCACTTGGGGGCATTCCGTTGCAGCCAGCGGTCCAGCTTGTCCGCAAATTCCTTGCGGTCGGTCTGGCCTAACGGTGGCGGTCCGCCGGTGACCTGGCCGGCGTTTCGCATCTCTTCCATGAAGTTGCGCATGGCCAGGCGCTGGCGGATATTTTCTTTGGTAAAGGCCTGGCCGCGCGGGTTGAATACGTCCGCGCCTTTTTCGATGGCTTCGGCGGCCAGGGGAATGTCCTGGGTGATAACCAGGTCGCCCTGCTGCATCTGGTCCATAATTTCGTTGTCGGCCACATCAAAACCCTGGGGAACCTGGCGGCGTTTGATGTAAGGGCTCGGGGGCAGGTTGATGGCGTGGTTGGCAATAAACGTTGTTTCAACTTGCCAGCGGGTGGCGGCGCGGCAAAGGATTTCCCGGATGGGGACGGGGCAGGCGTCGGCGTCGACCCAGATTGGCATGGCTGGTTCCTTTGTTGGTTCGGTTCTGGGTGGAGTTTACCTTTTGTTGATGTGAGCCTGGTAGGGT is a genomic window containing:
- a CDS encoding iron-siderophore ABC transporter substrate-binding protein, which codes for MSIKYSARAFLALLFIGLLSLPASAETWQHEYGTITLDEAPKRIVTLNWAATEALLLLGVTPVGVADRDGYDVWVNEPVLPAGVHNIGTRVAPSLEAIAELKPDLIVTSSEMAPASRLLERIAPTYVISVYREGNRPFEKAREMLTTLADMLGREDRANAILADLEQTLETQRQRLEDAGMTDKPVALVNFLDDRHVRVYAPNSLYQTTLTALGLENAWPRQGNFWGFSVVGLEAIAPYQNSRIVVISPILPGLADTLANSPFWTYLPPVRRNEVYRIDAVWPFGGVFPVKRLATMLTDALLEGGFDNVR
- a CDS encoding ATP-binding cassette domain-containing protein → MSAFFEVSRLDVNIGDIAILRNINLDFREGEVTALLGHNGSGKSTLLKILARQISHTAGDVSLLGTSFRTTGAREFARTVGYLPQHPPGTDGLTVRELVALGRYPWRGPLGRYNNEDHQLIVQAIADTGLNRFQHRSVDTLSGGERQRAWIAMLLAQQTRCLLLDEPISALDVKHQVETLRLVHRLAEERELTVIVVLHDVDLAARFCDRLVALKTGQLIADGSPREIMDSGILETIYGVPMGVMERAPGQWVSYVH
- a CDS encoding ABC transporter ATP-binding protein encodes the protein MSEPSHKTTSSFAALGRLLRYARGYRRKIIAAATCSVINKLFDIAPEILIGVAIDVVVNQEESFVAGLGFETAQEQITILAVLTFFIWAGESIFEYLYQILWRNLAQRLQSDLRQDAYEHAQKLDMSFFEARSSGQLVATMNDDVNQLERFLDGGANAMIQVVVTVVAVGAVFFVLSPLIALLAFTPIPLIVWGAFYFQRKAGPLYADVREKVGDLSSRLANNLGGIATIKSFTAEKREAERLKASSEAYVEANRRAIRISSAFIPVIRMAILAGFLATFTVGGMMALEGNLNVGAYGVLVFLTQRLLWPLTGLAEVIDLFERAMASTRRILDLLAEPVHVKDDASKILEQPVKGEVSFEEVSFHYPSSGAGIDNISVHVPAGNTLALVGATGSGKSTLIKLLLRFYDPTGGQIRIDGQPIQSVSLKSLREAIGLVSQDVYLFEGSIRDNLAYGFPGASDEQIIEAAKTAEAWSFIEALPEGLSTAVGERGVRLSGGQRQRLSLARALLKDPPILVLDEATSAVDNETEAAIQRSLKRIGHNRTVIMIAHRLSTIVDADTIAVVDGGRIVESGRHEDLLESNGAYTAQWRVQTGQA
- a CDS encoding YaiI/YqxD family protein, with product MPIWVDADACPVPIREILCRAATRWQVETTFIANHAINLPPSPYIKRRQVPQGFDVADNEIMDQMQQGDLVITQDIPLAAEAIEKGADVFNPRGQAFTKENIRQRLAMRNFMEEMRNAGQVTGGPPPLGQTDRKEFADKLDRWLQRNAPK